The following DNA comes from Acidimicrobiia bacterium.
GGGCTGAGGCGGGTCAGGCCAGGTTGCTGCGACGCGGGTAGGCGTCAGCCGGGTCGGTCAGCACGTTGACGAGCGCCGGTCCGGCGTGGGCGAACGCCCGGTCGAGGGCGGGACCGAGCTCCTCGGGGTCCCGCACCAGCTCGCCGGCCACGCCGAGCGCGGCCGCGACCAGGTCGTAGCGGGTCTCGGGGGCCAGGTCGGCCACGAGGTCCCGGCCGTAGAGCAGGTCCATCGGGTGCTTCTCCAGGCCCCAGATGCCGTTGTTGCCGACGACCGCCGTCACGTTGGCGTCGTGGCGGGCGAGGGTGTCGAGGTCGCCGAGCGTGAACCCGAGGGCGCCGTCGCCGAAGAGGGCGACGACCTGCCGAGCGGGGTGGGCGAGCGCCGCCGCGAGCGCGTAGCCCATGCCGGCGCCGAGGCACCCGTAGGGGCCAGGGCCCAGGAAGCACCCGGGGGTGAACGTGTCGACGTACCGGCCCGCGTAGGACACGAAGTCGCCGCCGTCGCCGATCACGATGGCGTCGCGGGCGAGGCGCGGCCGCAGCTCGCCGTAGACGCGCACCGGGTCGATCGGGGTCCCGGCTGCCGACAGGCGCGCCTCGTCGGCGGCCCGTCGGGCCTGCTCGTCGTCGCGGAGAACGGCGATCCAGTCGTCGCGCTCGGCGCGGGCCCCGCCGGCGCCGTTCGCCGCGGCCCGGTCGGCGAGGCCGGCCATCGTCCGTCGGAGGTCGCCGACGCAGGACGCCGCCAGCGGGACGTGCGACGCCACCGTCTGGGGCGCGTCGCCGAGGTGGACGACGGCGGCGGCGCCGAAGGCCCCGAAGCCGAGGCGGAAGTCGAGCGGGGTCCCGGCGACCACGACGACGTCGGCGCCCTCGAAGGCGAGCGCTCGCGCGCGCGAGAAGGCGAGCTCGTGGTCGGCGGGGACCAGGCCTCGGGCGAGGTCGTTGGCGAACACCGGGACGCGGAACTCGGCGGCGACGCGGGCCGTCTCGGCCTCGGCGCCGGCCCAGTACAGGTCGGCGCCGGCCATGAGGACCGGCCGGCGGGCCGAGCCGATCAAGCGGGCGATCGCAGCCAGCGCGTCGGGGTCGGGCTCGGGCCCGCGCAGGGCGTCGGGCTCCGGCCGGCCCGGGACCGGCGCGCCGCTCGGACCCCAGCAGTCGAGGGGCACGTCGAGGAAGGTCGGGCCGCGGTGCGGGGTGCGGGCGGCTCGGAGCGCGGCGTCGAGCGATCCGGGAACCTGGTCCGACGCCAGCGCGGTGGCGGCGTGCTTGGTGATCGGAGCCACGATCGGGACGTGGTCGAGCTCCTGGAGCGAGCCGGAGCCCCAGCGACGCAGGGGCGCCCGCCCGCCGATGACCGTCATCGGGGTGCCGTTCAGCGACGCGGTCGTGATGGCGCTGATCCCGTTCGTGACGCCCGGCCCGGCGGTGAGCGCGGCGGCGCCGACCCGCCGGGTCACCTTCGCCCAGCCCTCGGCAGCGAAGGCGGCCGTCTGCTCGTGGCGGGTGTCGACGAGGCGGATGCCGGCGTCGGCGCAGCCGTAGTAGAGGGGCCAGAGGTGGCCGCCGTTCAGGGTGAAGACGGTGTCGACGTCGTGGTGGCGGAGGGTCAGCGCGGCCAGGCGCCCGGCGTCGGGCTCCGTCACGCGGCCCGCGCGTGGTCGCGCACGAAGCCGTCGACGGCGTCGAACCACGCCGACGGGTTCTCGACCTGCGGCGAGTGCCCGGCGTCGGGGATCACGACGAGGCGCGCGCGGGGGATGGCGTCGGCCATAGCGCGCGACGCGGCCAGGAACGTGGCGTCCTGCTCGCCGACGAGCACGAGGGTGGGGCAGCCGAGCGTGCGCAGGGCGTCGAGCTGGTTCGGCTGGCGGACGATCTCGGCCGCCAGCGCCATCCACATGTCGCGGCTCAGCGCCGCCCACTTGCGGTCGCAGAACTCGCGGTAG
Coding sequences within:
- a CDS encoding acetolactate synthase, giving the protein MTEPDAGRLAALTLRHHDVDTVFTLNGGHLWPLYYGCADAGIRLVDTRHEQTAAFAAEGWAKVTRRVGAAALTAGPGVTNGISAITTASLNGTPMTVIGGRAPLRRWGSGSLQELDHVPIVAPITKHAATALASDQVPGSLDAALRAARTPHRGPTFLDVPLDCWGPSGAPVPGRPEPDALRGPEPDPDALAAIARLIGSARRPVLMAGADLYWAGAEAETARVAAEFRVPVFANDLARGLVPADHELAFSRARALAFEGADVVVVAGTPLDFRLGFGAFGAAAVVHLGDAPQTVASHVPLAASCVGDLRRTMAGLADRAAANGAGGARAERDDWIAVLRDDEQARRAADEARLSAAGTPIDPVRVYGELRPRLARDAIVIGDGGDFVSYAGRYVDTFTPGCFLGPGPYGCLGAGMGYALAAALAHPARQVVALFGDGALGFTLGDLDTLARHDANVTAVVGNNGIWGLEKHPMDLLYGRDLVADLAPETRYDLVAAALGVAGELVRDPEELGPALDRAFAHAGPALVNVLTDPADAYPRRSNLA